The following nucleotide sequence is from Dioscorea cayenensis subsp. rotundata cultivar TDr96_F1 unplaced genomic scaffold, TDr96_F1_v2_PseudoChromosome.rev07_lg8_w22 25.fasta BLBR01000592.1, whole genome shotgun sequence.
ACTAAAACATCAATCATTTTCTAAGTGCTGTAATgagtttttttaacttttaaccaCTTCTATCTTTCCAACCACTTGCATCACTCTTAGCAATAGGTACAGCCCACTTGTTTTGTAAGCATATAAAAGTTATGGTTTTCATGGTTTAAAGGGAAGTGATGAATCTTGAGAGCTAGCTAGAATATCATAATTCTAAGCCAATTCACAAGAAACCATGAGAGGAGGAGACAATGGCAAGGATATGCATgagaatgaccttgtgatgccTGGGTTTCGATTCCATCCTACCGAAGAAGAGCTCATCGAGTTCTATCTCAGGCGAAAGGTCGAAGGCAAACGATTCAATGTAGAGCTCATCACCTTCCTTGATCTCTACCGCTATGACCCCTGGGAGCTCCCTGGTTTGATATGTTCTTTCTTGTATTCTTAAATCCCTTCCAATTTAACTGGTATTTTAGATAACGTTTCTTTGTTTCTATTTGGTAGCACTTGCGGCCATCGGTGAAAAAGAATGGTACTTTTATGTTCCTAGAGATAGGAAGTATCGAAACGGTGATCGACCTAACCGTGTGACAACTTCTGGTTACTGGAAAGCCACCGGAGCTGATCGGATGATCAGAACGGAGAGTTCTCGGAATATCGGACTCAAAAAGACACTTGTTTTCTACTCTGGCAAAGCTCCCAAGGGCATAAGGTCTAGTTGGATTATGAATGAGTATCGGTTGCCGCCAAATGTTACTGATCAGCAACAGAAGGTGATCACAAGAAATCTAAGTatctgtcttcttcttcttcttcctcttcttcttgttcttcttctctaaaTCTTGTTATAAGTAAAAGAGAATCCTTAGCATAACATGAAACATGTGATAATGAACAAAAGGTTATCTTGGAGATATTTTGAACTCACCTTAGCTGAAAGCTCTGCTAACAAATACACTTTGTCTTTCTAAAGGTGTTGCATAAGGATTTAGGGTTCACATACATGTCTTgatttaaattttggttttcgATTTTGGGTgttataaattagggttttgctttTTAGATACTGTTTGACGATTTCATATCCGCTATCTAATATATGTATggatttttaattgttttgtgAGAAGTAGTACTCTAGATCTTATATGATTCCTGGCTTTGGGTataatttttctgttttttaatttcatattttatcttATATAATTCTTTAGGTTGTTAGTATTAGGGTTGGCTTCATGATTTTCAGTCCTTTCCTTCAGATctctctttgtttgttttgtcaatgttttgtttttcatataacATCTACAGTCCATTatagatcttcttcttcttcttcctcatcgTTGTCGTCATCATCAAATTGTTAATTTGGCTTTTCATGAAGTTCTTATTTCTCTGTTTCTCATATTAatgcttttcttttatataaataaaatagattgaGTCTGGTTTTGGATGATTATCTGAATGATCTTGTGCTTCTATTCATGACATGGTAtagtttgttctttgttttccttgctAACCCTAATTCTTcaacattcatttattttcatagcATGATACTTGTTCTGTTGTAAAACTTTATCTTGCTGAATTGagaattttcataaattaatctttgatcacatatatatatatatatatatatatatatatatatatatatatatatatatatatatatatattgtctttgTCTTCCAGGCCGAAATCTCTCTTTGCCGTGTCTACAAAAGGCCGGGGCTCGAAGACCACCACCAAATCCCGGCCTCAATCTCTTCCAAACCATCAAGCTCCAAAACTACATTCTTTGCAGAAAAGAAGCAGATCAACTTCACAACACTTGGAAACCAAGACTCTTCATCATCTGAAGCCGAAAAAATTAGTGAACAACCAACACCGATATCCAACAACATCTACACTTCATCGTCTTCCTTGGTCgttccatcatcatcatcaactcaGACAATGGAAGAAGATGGAAGCACTCCACCTTCAACAAACCATGCTCTCCTTGCTTACACTTCACCACCCCTGGCATCAACCTCAATTGATGAGCTTAATAAGATTCTAAATTACCAACAAAACTACAGCATGATCAACCCCAACAACTACCTCACTTTGCCAATCCATCCACAATCACTCCCATTCAACTCCATCATCCCTAATTCCATCCAAAACATTTCCGACAAGCTATGGGATTGGAATCCCGTCCCCGAACCCGACCGCGATTACACTAGCTTTAACTAAGAGCTAGGTCTAGTCCTACTACCAAGATCATCTTATCTGTAACCTGTCAAGCTAAACTAATATTGGCTGACAATATGAAATACTTTGGATCACTAGATACATTCAATGCTAATTATTTTATGTTGTAGTTCATGATATCATGATATAATATTGATcagtttcagaagaagaagaagaagaagaagaagaagaagaagaagaaggatgatgatgatgtggatgcatgtgttctgacttgtggaCATGAAATAACTAATGATGAAGGCATGCATGAGTGAAAGAAGACTTGCAGAGTTTGTTGGCAGTTTGAGGGATAGAATGTGAGTACCAAATGCAGGCATGTGAATCTCttattgtcctttttgttttgcatgttGGTCATCTTATTTGTCTTTCTCTTTTAGTTTGCACTCTCATTtaacttcattgtttttcttctcaCCACTTGAACTTGATCCTTGATCAGTAATATGGAGACAATGTATGTGTTTGACTTTACTGGTTTTTTTGCATGATAGCTTGCAAAtgtatgaataaaaaaaaaaaagggaatttAATTAGTAGAAAATGAGTGGGAGAAGTGTGGGCAATCTGGTCCATTTTTTGTGCcagtgcatgcatgcatgcatgagctGTTTCTGCCCCCACCAGTGAAGTAGGATGCACCACTTCTACCTACAAGTACAAAATTGTTCTCTTTATGttgattaatttttcattttatattgtgATTATTACTAGTTAGATAAAGTTGATTCAATCTAAAAACTAAGCAAGGTAGATGAGAAGAaaacaagttatatatatatatatatatatatatatagattgagatatagatagataaatataaTTGCTTTTAAGAAATATGAATAAGTGGggtttgttttactttttaattgttttgagaatttgaacacttattttgaattgtacattagacttgatatttttaaaaataatatgccAATTTgtatgtaaatatttgttttagttttgttgTGTTCTTGTGTGTTTATGTATTGCTTTTGAGGTTtttcatattaatatatttattttagttttacatagtttatatttgtaataattaagTTATGACATGTTTGATGGagataaaatttcaaaatatatagtCATTATTTCGTGAAACAGATTAGAATATGAACATGTTTGCCGCCAATTTGGTATTAGTTTGATGACATGTATCTAAAATTTATCTAATAACTATTAATattaactgaaaataaaaattttgtatgttaatttaataatgatttgttctggcttttgtttttttaaaaaatatgtataacaTTTTTATCAATCTTTCgtttgatatattttgataagTACTATTGTTCAAGTAATTTAAGTGACATATAAGTTCATTtgtgtaaataataaattcaaatgttaTTAGATTATATTGGTAGTAACAACTACTATTATATTTCTATTTCTCCACGAGTGCATAAGAAGAACGGTTAAAGAGAttcattaatttgattaaattatatatacccCTCATAGTTTCATGTtggatataattattatatcttTGTTACACGTTAATATCTATTTTTCCAgtcattaatttgttaaacaCTATTGCACTGTATAATTTTATGGgagatttacatatatatatatatatatatattttttaaattgataaaagttatgtatatatattcttacaaatgatatatttataattagtaTACTTTGGAGACTAACAATGAGTTAGCAAATACGAGAATATTGAAGATAGAAGGATTATCAAATTACACTTTTAGGTTTGTACATATACCCTTCAAAAATATACCTTCGCTGCCATCATTAAGTACTATCTTGTTTTAGAAAACATCAACTTGATTAAAATTGAGAGCTTTAAATAATCATAAGATTTTATTGGgtcctctttgtttttttactttaatatcttaaaaaaaaaatgtagataaTGATGATAGCTCCTCTAGATGGGTGTTATGGGTTATTGATCACTCAATATATTTCATGCAAGcacatgcatatacaatcaaaccataaaaacaagaaaagagacATAAGGATTGTTTGCCTAGTTTAGCTCAACAACAGCCTAAATTTAGAGAATTTAGATAAGAGATAAATCTACTAAGAAAATGGAACAAACATGGGAGCAAGTCTCACTTATCCTCAGAAAAGATTACAAGCACCTTCTTTCTTGATTGCTCAATGTCCTCTCTTTCACCGACACACTTAGGTCTAGCTCTCTCCTCGTGACGCATTCTAAATCTTCATGGTAAGGTCTTATAAAGACGTTTCCACGTCCCAAAAATAGAACctccctcttttagaatctcaaCAGCTTCTAATATAAATTTAGCCGTTGCAACTCCAGGTGTAACCAAACATATAAAGTGGCCCTCTTATTGATCTTGATTGAGTTGTGTCTGAGTCGAACATATAACTCCAGTTGTAACCAAACATATAACTCCCGTTGCAATGCCAGCTCATCAAGACACCTCCAACCCTCCTAGTTGTGTCTGAGTCGAACATAGTCGAATTCCCCAGATTTTGTCTTGCCATCAGCTAGCTAAACTCTTTACAGTCTCATCAATAGTACTCTCTCAAGGGTCCCGCGCATCTTCTCTATACCAAAGATATTTTTCAACAATAATTTTAAAGATCTTTaaccaaacttgatctccaaGTTACCTAAATTTGGTTTTTTACAATCTTCTAGTTCCCAAACTTGAtatttcattcatccaagtttagttcTTCACAATCATGTCTTCAAACTCACCATAACTCCATTCATATTTAGTTTTGTCTTTAAATAACTTTCTACAAATTTGAGCTTCGAGTTGCCTTgctatatattgataaaatctTCTTCTCAGTTTGTTTTCATCTTGCCAAACATAGCCAATAGGCCTTGTGTGCTCTTCATATGAGATCCCACCCTTGAATTTATAgcttttccaaaaatagctaCTTCTTGAATAGTCTTTGGTCCAAAAATGGTTTCTTCAAGTTGACAACCAAGCTTTGCCATTAATCCCACATCATCATAGCTGGCACTATGCTTCTACACTAACAAATGACATGCATGATGAGGagttttattaataatgatcctaattaatgaaatatatgaatCTTCtctggttatatatatatatatatatattcttggttaatatctataaatttttaaaaacagtCATCCTCATTTTCCTTCGCCTTCTTTCTTACCTTGCTATTGCCAAGCAATCCTGCCATGCCATCTCTCTGCTCATgtcttttttaaattattaatagccACTATCGCAAAGGTTAAGCGATAAGGTATTTAATTCTCATTCCAAAAGTTGAGAGTTTGACTCCTCTCACAATGTGTGGCATGCAACAAATAGAGTATACATGCAAATACATTTTTTGTTTGGGTTGTATAtaaatatgcattttttttggATGTTAATATACTCTACAAActttattactatttaaaacTTAAGATATTTGAGACATAttgcataaaatataataaataaaatgaaatggtGACACATGGAAAaagattaaacaaaattagtatcAGCTAACACAATATAGTATAAactgatatgaaaaatattatcaaagatTCAAAGCTTCCGAAAATGATCTATTGATTTTAGAATTCCATGTTACTCTACTTTGAAACcttattattgttctttttctaaatCATTCATCTATTATCTCCTGGTAGacctattattattttagtaatCTCTGGGTTTGGGCTGGGAGAATTTTGGCAAAGGCCAAGATGTTTTGGAACCAGAAGCacaactatttattttaaattccaaAATCATATTGCTTTAAATGAGCAGAGGTCTGTTTAGAGAAgggtaatataaaaacaatttacaaaacataaaataagaaaatgtcaCTTATATTGAATATCATAAGTGGTAGTGCTAGTGGGAGGGTATTTATAGGTATTCAAAGGTTGAATGGACGATCAGGATTAATTTGATCCAATAGTTTAAAATACACTAATAGGTGAAATAGTAACAATTCTGATAGCTGATGCAGTAAAATATGTTTCAGCTGTAGTATGGCAGCTTGTACATACCCTAGATGGTTGTTACTTAGTCATCATATACTACAGTACAaatccattatttttataatattcataacaacttagatttaaaaaatatatatgtgaatatAAAGAATGAAGTGTCCTGTAGCAATAGTGCATATCAAggaagaaaatatttaatatgggTTGGACAACTCGGATTGGATTATTTtcaggaaaaagaaaacaagttaaTAAGGAAAAGGTCTTTTTGTTGTACTCTTCACTTTATATCTCAATGAATGTGTATGGTTTATcgaattttttacaaatttttttattagtttaataCAACATTtagtaatgaaaataattaaaaaaatacatggtaCATGATAAAGGGAAATATCAAACTCTTATGATACGGTAATCATCTTTTTTAGAAGAGTGATGCTATGTATGCCTAACAGACTTTCCGAAATACTATCCCGAATGACATGGCAGCTAATATTGCGTCCACTTCACCAGATAATCTTTTCTTTAGTCAGttgcatttaaataaataattaaataaataaataaataaaacaagataaagtCTCCCGAAATGAAGACCTAGATCAGTTCCCCTCTTGCCATCACTAGCCCGTCTTCCCCTCTCGTTGTCGACGTCACTATTTTGGTCCAGGCTCCCTATCATGCAGTCTCCATCCCTGTCCTCGTCTCTTGCGTGGCaacctctccttcttcttcatgccCCATCCTCTTCTCAATCCCTCCCTATAGCATCTCTCAGCCCTATGTCTCTTTTCCCCTTCATCGGACCAGCCGGAGATGGCGCTTGAAGGTTTCACGGGTTGAGAACATCGCCAACGGAGCTGAGCCTATGCCTCCTAATGGCAATCTGGTGCCTTTTCTGTCCTACTCCTTTGGCCTCTCTTCATTGTGATTTTTTGAGCTTTATCTATTGCTTGGTGTTTTGCATAATCGATTGGGAGTAGGTGTAGGTAAATTGAttggtagaaaaaaaaaatctttattgtTTGTGTTTATCTTGATGGTGTTGGTGTTATATTTGTTTCAAGCTAATCATTTATCAGGGGGAAAAAATGAAACTCAACATGAGGGTAGTGTGTGCTAGTGCATGCTTATGCTATATAATTGAATTTGAGCTttgaattttggaaatgatAATACAGTTTTGGTGTTAATTGTGATATATTTTCTACTAATCCGCATATGCAAATTTGATCTAGAGAAAAGATAATATTCCTGACTTATTTCTTTCTCCTATATTGGTTCAAACATTTGTGATTCTAATACATGACATTTGTGATTCTAATACATGATTTAATTATCAACCTTCTGAATCATGTTTGGTATCCTCTGCCATTTGTTCTAATTCAATTGTTTGGTATATCAGTAACTCGATTGGTAGCTATTAATTCGATGATGTGTTTCTTCATGTTTGGGCTTTTGTTTGCATATCTGAGTAATATTTCAACTGCACCAAAGTAGGGACCATCAGCAGGAGTCGCTTCCATTGGTGTTCCATTCAACCTTGTGAATCATGATGGAAAATCAGTAACTAAGAAAGACTTTCTAGGGAAGTGGACATTGATCTACTTTGGGTTCACTCATTGCCCTGATATTTGTCCTGATGAACGTCAAAATTTGCTATTGCTGTTGACAAATTGAGTAAGTTAGAAACATCCTCACAGTACACCAAATTAGTGCTTTCGTGGCACTTTTATAGCGGCGTTTGTTAAAAACGCCGGCATTATAGTACATTGTGCGGCGTTTTTACTCTAAAACGCCGATCAGGTTGATTCCCTGGCCAACAAAAACATGGcgcgagtttttttttttaatagtggcGTTTTATAATACAAACGCCGGGAATTTGTATTATTGTTACGGCGTTTATCAAATAAACGCCGGCAAATTTCATTTTTCCTCAGTAAATATAAAAGGA
It contains:
- the LOC120254715 gene encoding NAC domain-containing protein 35-like produces the protein MRGGDNGKDMHENDLVMPGFRFHPTEEELIEFYLRRKVEGKRFNVELITFLDLYRYDPWELPALAAIGEKEWYFYVPRDRKYRNGDRPNRVTTSGYWKATGADRMIRTESSRNIGLKKTLVFYSGKAPKGIRSSWIMNEYRLPPNVTDQQQKAEISLCRVYKRPGLEDHHQIPASISSKPSSSKTTFFAEKKQINFTTLGNQDSSSSEAEKISEQPTPISNNIYTSSSSLVVPSSSSTQTMEEDGSTPPSTNHALLAYTSPPLASTSIDELNKILNYQQNYSMINPNNYLTLPIHPQSLPFNSIIPNSIQNISDKLWDWNPVPEPDRDYTSFN